One part of the Francisella adeliensis genome encodes these proteins:
- a CDS encoding DJ-1/PfpI family protein, producing the protein MLEIVTVLYNEFETLDVFGPIEILGSFKDIFKPDYYSLDGGVVTSSQGVKIDTQKLSGVTSNGYILFIPGGIGSRELVYNKKLIDALSKLATKAKYIFTVCTGSSLFSQTGLLDDKNATSNKKVMSWTKSIAPNVNWVDKARWVKDDNIYTSSGVSAGIDMSLGFIADTLGYDIAKQKSIEIEYSWLEDPSIDPFFEVHN; encoded by the coding sequence ATGTTAGAAATTGTTACTGTTTTATATAATGAGTTTGAAACCTTAGATGTCTTTGGGCCAATAGAAATACTTGGAAGTTTTAAAGATATTTTCAAACCTGATTATTATTCTCTTGACGGAGGAGTGGTTACAAGTAGCCAAGGTGTAAAAATAGATACACAAAAGCTTTCTGGTGTAACTTCAAATGGTTATATACTTTTTATACCTGGAGGTATCGGAAGCCGAGAACTAGTTTATAATAAGAAGCTTATTGATGCACTTTCTAAATTGGCAACAAAAGCTAAATATATATTTACTGTCTGCACGGGATCTTCGTTATTTTCTCAAACAGGATTACTTGATGATAAAAATGCTACTTCAAATAAAAAAGTAATGTCTTGGACTAAATCTATAGCTCCAAATGTTAATTGGGTGGATAAAGCAAGATGGGTAAAAGATGATAATATTTACACAAGTTCAGGAGTTAGTGCTGGTATTGATATGAGTTTAGGCTTTATAGCTGATACTTTGGGTTATGATATCGCTAAACAAAAAAGCATTGAGATAGAATATAGCTGGCTAGAAGATCCTAGTATAGATCCATTTTTTGAAGTTCATAATTAG